The Procambarus clarkii isolate CNS0578487 chromosome 24, FALCON_Pclarkii_2.0, whole genome shotgun sequence genome includes a region encoding these proteins:
- the LOC138368251 gene encoding circumsporozoite protein-like — MVEPGWSKGGARAEPGRSQGGARAEPGRSQGGARAEPGWSQGGARAEPGWSQGGARAEPGRSQGGARAEQGRSQGGARAEAGWSKGGARAKPGQSQGEARAEPGRSQGRARAKPGQSQGEARAEPGRSQCRARAEPGRSQGRARAEPGHSQGGARAEPGQSQGGARAQPGHSQGGARAEPGHSQGGARAEPGHSQGTARAEPGQSQGTARAEPGQSQGRARAEPGQGAQV, encoded by the coding sequence atggtggagccagggtggagcAAGGGTGGAGCCAGGGCGGAGCCAGGGCGGAGCCAGGGCGGAGCAAGGGCGGAGCCAGGGCGGAGCCAGGGCGGAGCCAGGGCggagccagggtggagccagggCGGAGCCAGGGCggagccagggtggagccagggCGGAGCCAGGGCGGAGCCAGGGCGGAGCCAGGGCGGAGCCAGGGCGGAGCAAGGGCggagccagggtggagccagggCGGAGGCAGGGTGGAGCAAGGGTGGAGCCAGGGCGAAGCCAGGGCAGAGCCAGGGCGAAGCCAGGGCAGAGCCAGGGCGAAGCCAGGGCAGAGCCAGGGCGAAGCCAGGGCAGAGCCAGGGCGAAGCCAGGGCAGAGCCAGGGCGGAGCCAGTGCAGAGCCAGGGCAGAGCCAGGGCGGAGCCAGGGCAGAGCCAGGGCAGAGCCAGGGCACAGCCAGGGCGGAGCCAGGGCAGAGCCAGGGCAGAGCCAGGGCGGAGCCAGGGCACAGCCAGGGCACAGCCAGGGCGGAGCCAGGGCAGAGCCAGGGCACAGCCAGGGCGGAGCCAGGGCAGAGCCAGGGCACAGCCAGGGCACAGCCAGGGCGGAGCCAGGGCAGAGCCAGGGCACAGCCAGGGCGGAGCCAGGGCAGAGCCAGGGCAGAGCCAGGGCGGAGCCGGGACAAGGAGCCCAGGTGTAA